Genomic window (Drosophila sulfurigaster albostrigata strain 15112-1811.04 chromosome 2R, ASM2355843v2, whole genome shotgun sequence):
taactaATGAGTTGTTTAAGTCTGCTGAGAAAGTTCACTGTATACTGAACGGCAATATGtacaattaacatttaaatatcatTGTGAAAATAGTTGCAAACTATTCCACTTTTTTCATCCCAATTACCAAGCTGACCTCTACGTCGTAGCAACCATTTTTTTGCGACTTTCCACCAGTTTTCTCACTGACAAATATATCACACGTATTtaacttcattttgttttccttcGTTTCTGGTTTGCAATTTGCACAGCTCCACTgcgaaaatttaatttgttttgtgcatTTGCCAGAGGCGTTTGTATGTCATGCATTTTTACACCTTAATTTGCGGCTAATTTGCATATTCTATATGAGTATTTTCGCCTGCTGTGCAATTTTAGTCGCACTTCTACTTGCCAACTATCTTTATTCACTTTTCccattctgttttttttttttgcgaaattttgtttgcttaacaGCTGCACTAATTTTagtaaaagtgaaataaactacaacataaataaacgaGCTTCTTTCTAAATTTGCTTCCTAGATAGACTTTCTGTTTtcactatattcaaaattgaatttaaaacaaaatttgctgttgctttttccTAAATTTAGCATATCAAAACGTAATGCATAACTGAATAATTATACTATCAATTAGGATACAAAACTCATGCAGTTGAacgatttattttgataaaaagtCAATCCGGCAAcggttgttttttgtttatccaCGTTGAacaacatttgtttatttctcattttatACACTTcaatacattaatttaataaataaattatgaactacatcaaattaaaatactcgTATATGTACAATCAAATATAcgtaaaattaattgcaaacaatttcGAACGGAATTAATAACTTAGCTTCAGTAGCATTTAATGAATAATCTTCGAATTGCAACGAATCGAATTGTGACCAacttgcttctttttttgttttgtactcGAATAGTTTTGAAACTGCTTTTAAAAATTCGATTAGatgaattaatttcattacattCATCGCTAAAGGACAtctaaaaatgaatatatctACCATATGTACTTCTATTTTACTTAAGGACGGCAGCCTGGCTCCACTTTCACTGCATTTCTATTCGGTAAGGCATAATCTATGATTATCCCAAAGGCCCCTCAAGGTTGATCTCACATGCAACACACGATTAACGTACTTCAAAGACAACCATTGCCCCAGCAACCACACCAGGGTATTTTGCCACCAGTATGGGAGCTAATCGAGATCTTGCGGCGATTGGAACGCATGCTAAAGCTGGTCGAGGACTCGCGGGATGAGCCAAAGCTGTTGGAATTGCGATCGGACAAGGAGGTGACTGTCTCGTGATTGCTGTCCTGGTGGGAATGGTGACTGTGGTGTGGATTGCTGCTGATCAGACTACTGTGCTGGTGGTGGTGTccatggtgatgatgatgactgcCACTTGCCCCACCACTTGAGTTGCTGATCCGATGCACATTGTGCACGGTTCCCTCCGAATGGCGTCGCGAGCACTTTGTCCTGTTGACGGTCGCAGTCATCGGCACTGGATCGCTGCCCTCCTTCCGATGGTGATGGTGGTGAGTGGTACTGGGTGGGGCTGAATTGGTGGCTGCAATCTCGGCATGAACCGCAGGCATTGAATTACTATTGGTACGTCTCCGTGCGGAATGTGGTGAGCTGGGCGTACTGTGGCTGATCTGCTTGAAGATCTTAATATTCGGATGGGTCAATACACTGGCTGCCACACTCGTTAAATCGCCACAactggctgttgttgtgggcACCGAGTTCACCGCAGCAACGCCGCCAGCGACAGGCGCAGCTGGCTGCTCCTCGCCACATACTATTGAGACCCGGCGAGCCTTTCGTTTGGCCGCTTCGTCATCCTGGCAAAAGGGAACAACACGTATGATTCCGGAATACATTAACCAACGGTTAGGGATAAGTCCTACCTCATTTCCTGCTGTTGCTTCGCTGCCATCCGCTGCCGTCGGCTCAGTGGCCGTGCACTCGACATCCAGTGAGCGCGTGAGCTGAGATGGTGACGATCGAAAGATGGCTCTTTTGGCCGCCGCCGATGCCAGGGACTTGTACAGATGACTCTTGTTGGGCGACAAGCCAACTGGTGGAGATGGCGGTGGGTCTGTGGGCATGGCTGGACGGCGAGCTGGGGGCAACGGTGGCGGTGGCTTGTTGGGTACATTGGGCTTGGCTGCCACAGGCGGTTTTTGTCCATTCGTTGGCGGCGCCTGCCCTGGTGAACCAGCTGCCTGATTGAGCTGCTCGAATCCAAGATAGGTGCACTTCTCCGGAAATGGAGCCATCGGATCCGGCATATGTGGTGCCGGACTGTCTGTGTGTTCACGTTCAAGCGACCGCGTTCGGCTGGAGAGCTTGCGGCCACTGTTCGTTTCAGAGGTGTGACTAgccgttgtggttgttgtggttcCAGTTGTGACTGTCCCATTCGAGATAGTCGGATTTGTGCCATCGTACTGCAGATATAGGTTCATCTCGGAGCGATAGGGTTTCTTGGTGATGTCCGTGTTGTTATTCGCCGAGATTAGATTGTCTCGTGATTTACTCTTCTCCAACTGAATGGCTAAAATATCCTCAGAAATGGTCTCGATGTCATTAAGTATTGATTCGAGATTCACTGAATCCGTCTAAAATGAGAGTTATTTGCATTAGTCTTGAGGCAGCACAATGGAATGAATGACATTTATATTGCAAcaaatcaaagcaactaaaagaATTTTGAGTTTGTGAAAGGAGAACATTTCAAGGGATcaaatgatttaataaaaaaaaagacggTTAAAAAGCAGCAGTCGACaagataatgaaaatatatttgaaaattgtatgaacacatttcaatattaaataggAAAAACACCCACTTGTAAAGCCAAAGTGacttactattttattttaagcaacATATCAATTGAAGCAACATGTAAATAAAGGTCtaacattcaaaattaatttattaggAAGTTTACAACATAACATCAACTACAATTATATTGAAGTaggaaattttatttttctcgctaaaaaaatatagtttcGCATAAAAGTCGCATATATTATTTAGGAGATCGAAATTACTCGTAtgagatttaaaaataatttgataattttgcaatatacatatatatatgttaacaTATAATGTCTGAGATCCATTGAAGGgaataaaaacaagcaaaaaaagttTAGTCGCGTGTGGACGACTGTGGGAGACCCGCTCCTcactttgaataaaaacatttcgtaaaagtataacaaatttatataatatggtatataccatatgtacaaaatataccaactataaACCAACACACTTAAAACACTTCTATAAATtcttgacgctgatcaagaatatattttatgtacttCATTTACTTCAGACAATAAGTTAAAATGCCCTTCTACCTTAGGGCTAACGGGTATCAAcattaaaaatagtaaatattcaACTTTTAACTGAAAAAAGCTACTTTGGGATGAGTTTTAAAAAAGGTTTGATTAATGGTACATAAACATTAGGTATCTGATAATGAGAAGATTTCCTATGATTTGGGAATAATATTCACTAGAAATGACAAACACATAGAGTATGCATGAAAGTCCACATATAAGTGAAAGATTCTAGAAAAAATGAAGATTTTGAAGCTTTTACATTTTGAAGTCAAATGACTGCTGATGATCTGGTGAAAAGATCACCCTCACCTGACTGCCTATATCCGGAATACTGGTATTCGAGGCAACTGTTACAACTGTGCTGCTTGtaatgctgttgctggttgaGACCTTCGTTGCCTGTCGCAAAggcgatgttgttgttggctttgtaGTGTGTGTGGTGACGGTCATCAGTGGCTTTGTTAAGGCAGTGGCCGATATGCAAGTGCTGTGGCAACTCTTTTGTGCGGTTGCGTAGACAGGCTCAACGTTGTGGGTCAGGGGCAGTAGAGACGGACACGGAGATAGGGACGGAAACAGAGTCGGAATCGGAATCAAAGTTGGAGACGAGGGCGCGGAAGCTGACGCTGATACTGGCACTGATTTGGCAGCtgaagcggcagcagcagcagcaagcgcAGCGGCGTAAATATCAACCACACTCCCAGTGCAGACGCCACCCGCAGCCTCCCCATCAACACCTAAGCcgacggcagcggcaacattCACCACTGCCCGATGCAGAGCGCACTGTTGCGATGGCAGCGACTTCAGCTGTGGTTGTTGCACTACTTGCTGTTGGCATTGGTGcaggcgctgctgctgttgggcgAGGCTGTGGTCGTGGACgtgggagtgggagtgagCTTGGCATTTCTGGTGATGCAGCTGGCAATGTGCTCGCGAACGCGAGCGCGAGCGATGGCGTGGACTTACTTGAGGTGAGAGCCGCTGAACAGGACGCTGATATGGCGATGCGAGTGCATTGTTCACAAATATATCCGGTGGCTCACGCAGTGGCGCCGCCGTCTCCAGTGGCGGGGGCGGAGAACCTGGCGGCAGTGCGTCTGGATTCTGATTGGCCAGCTTGGTGTTGAGCTTGAGGCGCGGCTTAATGGGGGCGAAGAAATGCTTGGGGCTGTTGAGCGcttgttgcgttgcgtttgtGGTTATCGCCACGGTCTCAATGATGCCTCCGCCTCCGTCTGCGCCGCCGGCTGTCGTTGCTGGCAAATTGAGGGCCACCTTGGGCAGGGCCTGCAGAGTTGATGTGGGCACAAAAGTAGTCAGCGTTGGAACTGGCACTGGCGGAGGCGGTGACCGTGATGGCGACGAGGCGTTTGAGTACTTGCGCTGCGAAAACGGTGACTGCAGATTGTAATCCCAGCCATTTGTATGCTTCATGGTCTTGCCCGTCGTCGTGCTGGAGCTGGTACCCAACTCAGGAGTGGGAGTCAAAACTGCAATAGGTAAGCTGTCAGTTGGAATTATCGCCATTTGCCGCAACTATTCCTCACCTGTATTGGCGCCCATGTGCTGCTGCAAGATGTTCTCAAAGTAGGAAAGTGGCGGCACCATTGCCTGCAAATCATTTAGCTGATTGGCCACCAGCTCAATGGGTGTCAGTGGCGTTAATGGACCCACTAGACTGGGCAGCGTACTCTGCGAGCCATTGAGATCGGGTGTGCAGATCATCAAATGTTCTGGTGGATGGGACAGCATCATCTCCGGATTGCTGAGTGTCTCCTCCGAGACCACCGAGAGATGATCAAAGTGCATAGGTTGGCCCTCTGGCTTTGCTGGAGCGCTACCCTCATTGACCTTGACGTTTGGTTCTTCGGGAGGCAGCGGAGGCTTGATCGGAGCGCATGATCCACCCTCCTGACAGCACTCATCGCTGCAGTGTCCATCGTCCGCGAAACGACACGTATCACATGAGTCAGAGTCCTGtgaaatgcattcaaattgaaCGTATCATCTAATGTTaacttttgatttcaataCTCACATCACTGTTTCCATCACAACCTGCACTGCCTCTTCCGCCGCCACTGCAGCGACGTCCACTGCCCCCGCTCCCTCGACATCCACCAAACTCATGTTCGCTCAGCTTCGCCTTGAAACGCTTGTTGAGTCGATCACATTCATCGCGCAGTGTCCAGATCTCTCGACGCAGCTGCTCATTTTCACGCCGTAAACGCTTAATATCTGATTGACCTGCGAATTGCATACAACATCTTTTAATAGAGAGTGTTCAAACCGTCGTCTAACCCTTGATAAAATCAGGTCATACACTAAAGTAAAGTATTTCATTTCGAAcatataaattgcaaatgctcTCTTTTGAGCATGCAACAAAACTCTCGCTTAATATAAACTGACTAGTAGAGTAGATTTGAATCTTATCGATTCACTAGTCTTGATGGAAAATCGATTTATTCAGTTTAAAAATCGATTTATTGCCTAAACAAACTGTTTAATTTGGCTAAGattgtaaaattatatttcttaaacaaattaaaaacatattaatgCTCTAAAAAGATTGATTAGTGAAAGTTAATGTGGAAATGTAGCATCAAACTGGATGCAAaaacagtatatatatacacatattatCGAAACATCTCATCACTAATATATTCAATCAGTATATATTAGATATCGAATATCGATTGATGTTTGGCCTTACATGGTCTCACTTTCCTtaatctctttctctttcgtcGTTGACCATCGCACAATAAAGACGTGTCCGCagttgcttaaaaataaatacatgtgTTTTTATTCGAAACTTAAGAAAtctataaagaaatattaagtGATACAACTGGAGGATTCCATAAAAGAGAAGTTGCTGTACTCATCGAAATATTATATGAGAGGATTGGACTGGAGTGACTGGATTTTTCAACAGGTTATGGGCCCAGGCACCCATCAAAGATGAGTACACGtgcattataatttgaaagatggaaaaatctaaaagaaatattaagcCGTTCGACGGCGAAAAATATGCCATCTGGAAG
Coding sequences:
- the LOC133836871 gene encoding proteoglycan 4 isoform X3; translated protein: MLRERRRHAHYKLNSRLDRKSSRGMIYENEELRLRTININAEVERGQSDIKRLRRENEQLRREIWTLRDECDRLNKRFKAKLSEHEFGGCRGSGGSGRRCSGGGRGSAGCDGNSDDSDSCDTCRFADDGHCSDECCQEGGSCAPIKPPLPPEEPNVKVNEGSAPAKPEGQPMHFDHLSVVSEETLSNPEMMLSHPPEHLMICTPDLNGSQSTLPSLVGPLTPLTPIELVANQLNDLQAMVPPLSYFENILQQHMGANTVLTPTPELGTSSSTTTGKTMKHTNGWDYNLQSPFSQRKYSNASSPSRSPPPPVPVPTLTTFVPTSTLQALPKVALNLPATTAGGADGGGGIIETVAITTNATQQALNSPKHFFAPIKPRLKLNTKLANQNPDALPPGSPPPPLETAAPLREPPDIFVNNALASPYQRPVQRLSPQTDSVNLESILNDIETISEDILAIQLEKSKSRDNLISANNNTDITKKPYRSEMNLYLQYDGTNPTISNGTVTTGTTTTTTASHTSETNSGRKLSSRTRSLEREHTDSPAPHMPDPMAPFPEKCTYLGFEQLNQAAGSPGQAPPTNGQKPPVAAKPNVPNKPPPPLPPARRPAMPTDPPPSPPVGLSPNKSHLYKSLASAAAKRAIFRSSPSQLTRSLDVECTATEPTAADGSEATAGNEDDEAAKRKARRVSIVCGEEQPAAPVAGGVAAVNSVPTTTASCGDLTSVAASVLTHPNIKIFKQISHSTPSSPHSARRRTNSNSMPAVHAEIAATNSAPPSTTHHHHHRKEGSDPVPMTATVNRTKCSRRHSEGTVHNVHRISNSSGGASGSHHHHHGHHHQHSSLISSNPHHSHHSHQDSNHETVTSLSDRNSNSFGSSRESSTSFSMRSNRRKISISSHTGGKIPWCGCWGNGCL
- the LOC133836871 gene encoding proteoglycan 4 isoform X4 encodes the protein MSSYYDTELDRKSSRGMIYENEELRLRTININAEVERGQSDIKRLRRENEQLRREIWTLRDECDRLNKRFKAKLSEHEFGGCRGSGGSGRRCSGGGRGSAGCDGNSDDSDSCDTCRFADDGHCSDECCQEGGSCAPIKPPLPPEEPNVKVNEGSAPAKPEGQPMHFDHLSVVSEETLSNPEMMLSHPPEHLMICTPDLNGSQSTLPSLVGPLTPLTPIELVANQLNDLQAMVPPLSYFENILQQHMGANTVLTPTPELGTSSSTTTGKTMKHTNGWDYNLQSPFSQRKYSNASSPSRSPPPPVPVPTLTTFVPTSTLQALPKVALNLPATTAGGADGGGGIIETVAITTNATQQALNSPKHFFAPIKPRLKLNTKLANQNPDALPPGSPPPPLETAAPLREPPDIFVNNALASPYQRPVQRLSPQTDSVNLESILNDIETISEDILAIQLEKSKSRDNLISANNNTDITKKPYRSEMNLYLQYDGTNPTISNGTVTTGTTTTTTASHTSETNSGRKLSSRTRSLEREHTDSPAPHMPDPMAPFPEKCTYLGFEQLNQAAGSPGQAPPTNGQKPPVAAKPNVPNKPPPPLPPARRPAMPTDPPPSPPVGLSPNKSHLYKSLASAAAKRAIFRSSPSQLTRSLDVECTATEPTAADGSEATAGNEDDEAAKRKARRVSIVCGEEQPAAPVAGGVAAVNSVPTTTASCGDLTSVAASVLTHPNIKIFKQISHSTPSSPHSARRRTNSNSMPAVHAEIAATNSAPPSTTHHHHHRKEGSDPVPMTATVNRTKCSRRHSEGTVHNVHRISNSSGGASGSHHHHHGHHHQHSSLISSNPHHSHHSHQDSNHETVTSLSDRNSNSFGSSRESSTSFSMRSNRRKISISSHTGGKIPWCGCWGNGCL
- the LOC133836871 gene encoding mucin-2 isoform X6 yields the protein MHWLDGISLDDNLISGRASGSNGDHSDGNQRKSTQSSSPTKSKRRRHAHYKLNSRLDRKSSRGMIYENEELRLRTININAEVERGQSDIKRLRRENEQLRREIWTLRDECDRLNKRFKAKLSEHEFGGCRGSGGSGRRCSGGGRGSAGCDGNSDDSDSCDTCRFADDGHCSDECCQEGGSCAPIKPPLPPEEPNVKVNEGSAPAKPEGQPMHFDHLSVVSEETLSNPEMMLSHPPEHLMICTPDLNGSQSTLPSLVGPLTPLTPIELVANQLNDLQAMVPPLSYFENILQQHMGANTVLTPTPELGTSSSTTTGKTMKHTNGWDYNLQSPFSQRKYSNASSPSRSPPPPVPVPTLTTFVPTSTLQALPKVALNLPATTAGGADGGGGIIETVAITTNATQQALNSPKHFFAPIKPRLKLNTKLANQNPDALPPGSPPPPLETAAPLREPPDIFVNNALASPYQRPVQRLSPQVSPRHRSRSRSRAHCQLHHQKCQAHSHSHCALHRAVVNVAAAVGLGVDGEAAGGVCTGSVVDIYAAALAAAAAASAAKSVPVSASASAPSSPTLIPIPTLFPSLSPCPSLLPLTHNVEPVYATAQKSCHSTCISATALTKPLMTVTTHTTKPTTTSPLRQATKVSTSNSITSSTVVTVASNTSIPDIGSQTDSVNLESILNDIETISEDILAIQLEKSKSRDNLISANNNTDITKKPYRSEMNLYLQYDGTNPTISNGTVTTGTTTTTTASHTSETNSGRKLSSRTRSLEREHTDSPAPHMPDPMAPFPEKCTYLGFEQLNQAAGSPGQAPPTNGQKPPVAAKPNVPNKPPPPLPPARRPAMPTDPPPSPPVGLSPNKSHLYKSLASAAAKRAIFRSSPSQLTRSLDVECTATEPTAADGSEATAGNEDDEAAKRKARRVSIVCGEEQPAAPVAGGVAAVNSVPTTTASCGDLTSVAASVLTHPNIKIFKQISHSTPSSPHSARRRTNSNSMPAVHAEIAATNSAPPSTTHHHHHRKEGSDPVPMTATVNRTKCSRRHSEGTVHNVHRISNSSGGASGSHHHHHGHHHQHSSLISSNPHHSHHSHQDSNHETVTSLSDRNSNSFGSSRESSTSFSMRSNRRKISISSHTGGKIPWCGCWGNGCL
- the LOC133836871 gene encoding proteoglycan 4 isoform X5 — its product is MIYENEELRLRTININAEVERGQSDIKRLRRENEQLRREIWTLRDECDRLNKRFKAKLSEHEFGGCRGSGGSGRRCSGGGRGSAGCDGNSDDSDSCDTCRFADDGHCSDECCQEGGSCAPIKPPLPPEEPNVKVNEGSAPAKPEGQPMHFDHLSVVSEETLSNPEMMLSHPPEHLMICTPDLNGSQSTLPSLVGPLTPLTPIELVANQLNDLQAMVPPLSYFENILQQHMGANTVLTPTPELGTSSSTTTGKTMKHTNGWDYNLQSPFSQRKYSNASSPSRSPPPPVPVPTLTTFVPTSTLQALPKVALNLPATTAGGADGGGGIIETVAITTNATQQALNSPKHFFAPIKPRLKLNTKLANQNPDALPPGSPPPPLETAAPLREPPDIFVNNALASPYQRPVQRLSPQTDSVNLESILNDIETISEDILAIQLEKSKSRDNLISANNNTDITKKPYRSEMNLYLQYDGTNPTISNGTVTTGTTTTTTASHTSETNSGRKLSSRTRSLEREHTDSPAPHMPDPMAPFPEKCTYLGFEQLNQAAGSPGQAPPTNGQKPPVAAKPNVPNKPPPPLPPARRPAMPTDPPPSPPVGLSPNKSHLYKSLASAAAKRAIFRSSPSQLTRSLDVECTATEPTAADGSEATAGNEDDEAAKRKARRVSIVCGEEQPAAPVAGGVAAVNSVPTTTASCGDLTSVAASVLTHPNIKIFKQISHSTPSSPHSARRRTNSNSMPAVHAEIAATNSAPPSTTHHHHHRKEGSDPVPMTATVNRTKCSRRHSEGTVHNVHRISNSSGGASGSHHHHHGHHHQHSSLISSNPHHSHHSHQDSNHETVTSLSDRNSNSFGSSRESSTSFSMRSNRRKISISSHTGGKIPWCGCWGNGCL
- the LOC133836871 gene encoding proteoglycan 4 isoform X2; translated protein: MKGAKSSRTQYDRSRKSNKRSEKSAKLDRKSSRGMIYENEELRLRTININAEVERGQSDIKRLRRENEQLRREIWTLRDECDRLNKRFKAKLSEHEFGGCRGSGGSGRRCSGGGRGSAGCDGNSDDSDSCDTCRFADDGHCSDECCQEGGSCAPIKPPLPPEEPNVKVNEGSAPAKPEGQPMHFDHLSVVSEETLSNPEMMLSHPPEHLMICTPDLNGSQSTLPSLVGPLTPLTPIELVANQLNDLQAMVPPLSYFENILQQHMGANTVLTPTPELGTSSSTTTGKTMKHTNGWDYNLQSPFSQRKYSNASSPSRSPPPPVPVPTLTTFVPTSTLQALPKVALNLPATTAGGADGGGGIIETVAITTNATQQALNSPKHFFAPIKPRLKLNTKLANQNPDALPPGSPPPPLETAAPLREPPDIFVNNALASPYQRPVQRLSPQTDSVNLESILNDIETISEDILAIQLEKSKSRDNLISANNNTDITKKPYRSEMNLYLQYDGTNPTISNGTVTTGTTTTTTASHTSETNSGRKLSSRTRSLEREHTDSPAPHMPDPMAPFPEKCTYLGFEQLNQAAGSPGQAPPTNGQKPPVAAKPNVPNKPPPPLPPARRPAMPTDPPPSPPVGLSPNKSHLYKSLASAAAKRAIFRSSPSQLTRSLDVECTATEPTAADGSEATAGNEDDEAAKRKARRVSIVCGEEQPAAPVAGGVAAVNSVPTTTASCGDLTSVAASVLTHPNIKIFKQISHSTPSSPHSARRRTNSNSMPAVHAEIAATNSAPPSTTHHHHHRKEGSDPVPMTATVNRTKCSRRHSEGTVHNVHRISNSSGGASGSHHHHHGHHHQHSSLISSNPHHSHHSHQDSNHETVTSLSDRNSNSFGSSRESSTSFSMRSNRRKISISSHTGGKIPWCGCWGNGCL
- the LOC133836871 gene encoding proteoglycan 4 isoform X1; the encoded protein is MHWLDGISLDDNLISGRASGSNGDHSDGNQRKSTQSSSPTKSKRRRHAHYKLNSRLDRKSSRGMIYENEELRLRTININAEVERGQSDIKRLRRENEQLRREIWTLRDECDRLNKRFKAKLSEHEFGGCRGSGGSGRRCSGGGRGSAGCDGNSDDSDSCDTCRFADDGHCSDECCQEGGSCAPIKPPLPPEEPNVKVNEGSAPAKPEGQPMHFDHLSVVSEETLSNPEMMLSHPPEHLMICTPDLNGSQSTLPSLVGPLTPLTPIELVANQLNDLQAMVPPLSYFENILQQHMGANTVLTPTPELGTSSSTTTGKTMKHTNGWDYNLQSPFSQRKYSNASSPSRSPPPPVPVPTLTTFVPTSTLQALPKVALNLPATTAGGADGGGGIIETVAITTNATQQALNSPKHFFAPIKPRLKLNTKLANQNPDALPPGSPPPPLETAAPLREPPDIFVNNALASPYQRPVQRLSPQTDSVNLESILNDIETISEDILAIQLEKSKSRDNLISANNNTDITKKPYRSEMNLYLQYDGTNPTISNGTVTTGTTTTTTASHTSETNSGRKLSSRTRSLEREHTDSPAPHMPDPMAPFPEKCTYLGFEQLNQAAGSPGQAPPTNGQKPPVAAKPNVPNKPPPPLPPARRPAMPTDPPPSPPVGLSPNKSHLYKSLASAAAKRAIFRSSPSQLTRSLDVECTATEPTAADGSEATAGNEDDEAAKRKARRVSIVCGEEQPAAPVAGGVAAVNSVPTTTASCGDLTSVAASVLTHPNIKIFKQISHSTPSSPHSARRRTNSNSMPAVHAEIAATNSAPPSTTHHHHHRKEGSDPVPMTATVNRTKCSRRHSEGTVHNVHRISNSSGGASGSHHHHHGHHHQHSSLISSNPHHSHHSHQDSNHETVTSLSDRNSNSFGSSRESSTSFSMRSNRRKISISSHTGGKIPWCGCWGNGCL